From the genome of Triticum aestivum cultivar Chinese Spring chromosome 1A, IWGSC CS RefSeq v2.1, whole genome shotgun sequence:
accaatttacttactaaactaagGGGATGTTTGTTTCAGAGACTTTTTTGTGTCatagagacttttttaccaaacgggagggactttttagggactaaactaggcatttgggactaaatgaagaagactctcaaggagagtctttttgagACTTTTTCATCAATGCTcctccatgcacccattggcccgccaccccatgatgttgtttgattgttatttttctatatatactagtggcaacatggtcatttaatagcCTCTAGGAAGGGacgactagggactttttagtctctggaaacaaacagggagggactttttagggactagagactttttagttgggactagaaaaagtactaggactagagaaccaaacaccacctaacCCATACACGAATTCACATCAGCAAAAACAACATTCACTAACATCTAGCTATATAAACTTATCAccttctaattaattaattaattacatgTGGCATCTTGCCGTATAGTATAAATTAAACTAATGGAGATGGGAAGAAAACAGAGAGCAAGCCAAGAAGAGTTGAAGAACGCCATGTCCGCGGACAGACACCATGCGCTCGATCGCCTCACGCCGGCCTTACCTCGCCAGCGCCAGCGGCGTCACCTCGGCGAGAGGCGTGGGCACGGGGCTGGGCAGAGGCGAGGTCCGGCACACCGGGCACGTGGGCCGCTGCCGGAGCCAGGGGTCGACGCACCCGCGGCGGAACAGGTGACCGCAGTCCGGCAGCACCCGGACCATGTCGCTGTCCGCGTACCTCTCCAGGCACACGGCGCAGCACGCCTCCTGCTGCTCCACTGACGCCGGCTTCCTCGCCTCCCTGTAGACCACCGCCGGGTACGCCTCCAGCGTCGCCGCGTCGATGCCGCCGAGCTCGACGTcgtggcggggcggcgccggcgccggaacCCCGCGGGCGTCAGCCACCGGCGTGGACGAGGCGCGGGCGCAGCAGAGGTAGACAGCGAAGGCGACGGTGGAGACGACGAGCAGGATGCCGACGGAGACGGCGAGGCCGTAGCCGAACCCGCCGACGCCGCTCGACCCGAACAGGCCGTGCGAGGCGCCGGGCGGCGACGGGCTACCCATCGCTCATGATATGTCCGCAACACCTGGATTTCATGTTCCAGGATGACATGCTATGTCCGCAACACCTGGATTTAGCCATGGTCATTTGTTTTGTACTATATGGCGGGAAATCACTAGTTTTGTTTTGTTGACTggctttcttttcttcttcttttcttgtggAAACTGGCTTCAATTACTCCTAGCTGTCCTTTTTAATTTAGATGTATCATGATACattcatttttgtgacaagtaactccgaacggagggagtaagattTATGTAAAGTCAAACTTTGATATGTTTGACTAATTTTGTAAAAAAACAATACTCATAATATTATCATTATATGTCTCATGAATATATTTTCAATACTTTTTAATTTCAGTATAGTAGATGTTGAATTTTTTTCCCATATAAATATGATCAAAATCTACAAATTTTGGGTTCGGATAATATTTATACACAAGAGTAAAAAAGaaaaccggagggagtactactactaaGGACCAGCGCTGCCCATATTGGCTTGCTAGTATGGCTAGATTTACTGTGGCGTTTGATTGGTTTGAAAAACCTCTGTTTGAATTTGTACCATTTCTCGTAACGGATTTAACTATTTATTTCTAGTGAATAAAGTTTCATGCGTTTGTTCTAGAAAAAAAAAGGATCAGCGCTGCTGCCAAAAGCCAACATGCGTGCAGTGCATGCATGTGAGCACATATGGAATTTTGTGGGCCTCTTGGTAGTACCTGGTCTGGTAGATAGCTATTATACGTGGTGTGTGTCGACCCAACAAGTGAGTTCATGTACCTACCATATACTCCCTTGATTTCTAAATGTATCTTTTTTTAGAGATTCCGCTACAAACTATATATAGATGTATATAAATATATTTTAAAATGTAGTTCATTCATTTTGCCCCGTATGTAGTTCACAATAAAATCTTTAAAACGACTTatattatttaggaacggagggagtacgtgcgaAGGTAGGCAGACAGGAGGCCGAAAAAGACCTCTCCTTTCTTTTTTGCGAGAAATAAAACGGGACCGTCCGAAGAAACGCCATCACGAGCCCACTCTCTGCTGTGACTCTTGCTGACAGAGTGCGACGTGAAAAACCGAACAATTTGTAGCGAGGGTGCGTGAGATGAATGCGAGCACGCGGGGAGCGTGAGCGGGATCGCCACACGCGGGTTCAGTTCAGGGGGCCTGCCACGGCACTAGTGTGTGAGTACCGCACCCAGGGGAACATCACAgtaggtagtattccctccgtctcaCAAAAAAATAATTATGGAATGGTGTAGGATGCAGAAAATGAAGTATAGAGATGAAATGCATATCGATTAGGNNNNNNNNNNNNNNNNNNNNNNNNNNNNNNNNNNNNNNNNNNNNNNNNNNNNNNNNNNNNNNNNNNNNNNNNNNNNNNNNNNNNNNNNNNNNNNNNNNNNNNNNNNNNNNNNNNNNNNNNNNNNNNNNNNNNNNNNNNNNNNNNNNNNNNNNNNNNNNNNNNNNNNNNNNNNNNNNNNNNNNNNNNNNNNNNNNNNNNNNNNNNNNNNNNNNNNNNNNNNNNNNNNNNNNNNNNNNNNNNNNNNNNNNNNNNNNNNNNNNNNNNNNNNNNNNNNNNNNNNNNNNNNNNNNNNNNNNNNNNNNNNNNNNNNNNNNNNNNNNNNNNNNNNNNNNNNNNNNNNNNNNNNNNNNNNNNNNNNNNNNNNNNNNNNNNNNNNNNNNNNNNNNNNNNNNNNNNNNNNNNNNNNNNNNNNNNNNNNNNNNNNNNNNNNNNNNNNNNNNNNNNNNNNNNNNNNNNNNNNNNNNNNNNNNNNNNGCGAAAAGAGTGAACAAGGACATGATAGATGGAAAGGCGGGAGTGGCAAAGGTTAGGGAAAGCATGTCGACCACACCACACAAAGTGCATACACGGCTAGAGACGACCTCACGCTCACGAGGTCTAAAAGGTGAATCCGCCTCCCGCCGTAAGGAACAGCCAGCGGCAGCAGGTGCAGCAATCCGTGAAAAGGTGAGAACGAGAAAAAAAAATCCAACTTGTATGTATCCGTGCAGGTGCAGGTGCAGCAATGGATGTGTCGTGCGGCTGGGCTGGCTGGGATCACGTGCGGCTTGGTCTGGACTGTGAATGTCGTGCGGCTTGGACGAATGCAGGCAGAACGAGAAAGAGGCGATCGGAGGGCGCGGAAGATGCATATGGGCACGGCACGGCACGGGAGGTAGCCAGAGCCGGAGCGGAGCGGGAATCCCAGTCGTGGCCGATGGCGCTAGCAGCTAGAGCTAGTAGGTTTTTTTTACCGCGCCCTTCCTGCAGTAAAGAGAACATCATCGTTGGTCGGCAGGCACGGTAAAAAAAGCAGCAGTGGCCGAGGGGAAAAGAGCGTCCGTCCGTCGTCCTAcagttgcgtgcgtgcgtgcgtgcgttttCAACGAAAGCCGCGGCTCCTTCCCTTTCCCACTCCACTCTGCCACCTGCGGCTGAGCTGCAGAGAGAGCGAGGCCCACCACCTCTTCACCAAAATCCCAGGGCGCCACCGTGCCATCATCACCGGCTGGCCGGCCGCAGTCGTGTCCTGTAGCGCAGCGCCAGTGTCATTTTTTTTAGAGCACCCAATTCCTTTTTTTTAGCGTCCCCAACATCGCTTCACAAGCATTTTCACAAAAAATTATGCCTGGTTTTTCTTTTTAAAATGTGCTGACTCTTAAACCGCCCTTAACCATCCGGGCCGTGCAAGCCATCCAGCACGTGCCTGTATCGATCCGCGAGGCTGTCCGGACGTTATTTCTTTCGTAAATTGGAGACAGTCTGGGCAAgatttgcgggagtccggacactcGAAATATATAGGACTCCGACACCCCGGCCCACCAAATCCCTCCTTCTGGTCCCATTTCTTCCCACCCCACCCTTCACCCCCTCGCTTTGCATTCGCACCAtccacctccgccgccgctgatGTACGACTTCGGCCGCCGCATAGGCATTGCCGGACGTCCGCGAGTAGCATCGACGCGTCCGCTCGCCTTTACGACGGCGGAGCTGTCCACCCTGGAGCTGTTTGTACCTAGGTACACCGCGCCCGCTGTTGACGACTTCCATGGCGGACATCATGCCCGACATGTGTTCGACCAAATGCCATTGAGCTTGTTTTTCAAAGGCTATGTCGTTTTTTTTAGTATGAAGGATGGTGAGCTACTCGGCCAtgcatggaggatgagttgttgtgtgatGCGTGGCTGGCCGTATCCACGGATTTCGTAGGCAGGAGCAGAGGGCCGGCCTTCTCGGAGCAAGTGCACGAAAAGTTCAACGCACGAAAGCACATAGCGCCATACGACATCTACATCATTCAACCGCACAACGCGAGGTCGTTGTCGTATCGTTCTCACGCTATCTAGATCAGCGTTGCCAAGTTTTGCGACGGGGTTCGTCAGCTCGAGGCAACGTGGCCATTGCACGCGGCAGAGGACGAGATCGTAAGTTGTACTTACTCTTGCTCAATTTGTTGATTGATTCGTTCACTCAATGTTGTCTATGCATTATGTGTAGCCCGCACGCTCTGCCGTGGTGTACCACAGAACAGAGGCTGCATCCTCTACTACATCGGAGTCAGCGATGGTGGCGGTCCCTCGAGCTTGAGGTCCGTTGTGTTTGGGAAGGAGCGACCGGCAAGGGAATAGGCGCGCTACAAGCGACGTAACGCTGCCCGCCACTTCGCGTTCGCCAAGTCAGACACGGCGCCGGAATGGGTCCGCAACGGCTGCCAGGCGACGTCGCCGCCTTGACGGCGAGGAAAGGTCGGCTAGCGACCCCTCCTCCTCCGTGGCCCTATCGCAACCAGAGGTACGATCGTGTGAGGGTAGTTAGGCGACCGACATGTTGGCCCGAGGCGGCCACCGAGCAAATATGACCGGGAATGTGTCGAGATGAACAACGAGTGAACGGATTTTGGATTTGCGCTGGGCGCTTTGGGCTGACGTTTTCCTTCAATTTCGATCCACATGGACATGCGTGGACTGCGTCTGGAGTCGGAGTTGCCGTAGTATATACTCCCTGCGGTcctttttttattttgcatattagATCTCTCGGAAGTCAAGCTTAGTAAACTTTGACCCAATTTATATTGAAAATTTCCAACATTTACTATACTAGTAATATGAAATTATATTTTATGATGGATCTAATGATATTGATCTTGTAATGTGAATGTTAATAATGCCTTGTATAAACACGGTCGAACTTCAAAGGCTTTGACTTTGGAGAAACCTatgcatctccagccgcgtccccaacatGCCCCTGAGGGCTCTTTTTTTTAGCGCCGGCGCCGAACAATCGGCCCACTCGCGCCCCCAGGaccttgttgaaggaaatatgccctagaggcaataataaagttattatttatttccttatatcatgataaatgtttattattcatgctagaattgtattaaccggaaacataatacatgtgtgaatacatagacaaacagagtgtcactagtatgcctctacttgactagctcgttaatcaaagatggttatgtttcctaaccatagacaaaggagttgttatttgattaacgggatcacatcattagttgaatgatctgattgacatgacccattccattagcattgcacccgatcgtttagtatgttgctattgctttcttcatgacctatacatgttcctatgactatgagattatgcaactcccgtttgccggaggaacactttgggtgctaccaaacgtcacaacgtaactgagtgattataaaggagcattacaggtgtctccaaaggtacatgttgggttggcgtatttcgagattaggatttgtcactccgattgtcggagaggtatctctgggccctctcggtaatgcacatcacataagccttgcaagcattacaactcacgtgttagttgtgagatgatgtattacggaacgagtaaagagacttgccggtaacgagattgaactaggtattggataccgacgattgaatctcgggcaagtaacatatcgatgacaaagggaacaacgtacgttgttatgcggtctgaccgataaagatcttcttcccgctattggttattgaccggagacgtgtctcggtcatgtctacattgttctcgaaccgtagggtccgcacgcttaaagttacgatgacagttattatgagtttatgcattttgatgtaccgaagttagttcggagtcccggatgtgatcacggacatgacgaggagtctcgaaatggtcgagacataaagattgatatattggacggctatattcgaacaccggaagtgttccgggtgatttcggataaaaccggagtgcaggaggggttaccggaaccccccggggaagtaatgggccttattgggcctgaggggagagagagggcagcagcccaagaggtggcgccccccccccctcatggggagtccgaattggactaggaggggggcgcggcccccctttccctctccctctccctctctttccttccccctcaagtctcctagttggactaggagaggggagtcctactcctactaggaggaggactcctcctccccttggcgcgccccataggccggccggcctcccccttgctcctttatatacgagggcaagggggcaccctagaacacacaattgattctcgtgatcgttccttagccgtgtgcggtgccccctgccaccatattccacctcggtcatatcgttgtagtgcttagacgaagccctgcgtcggtagaacatcattatcgtcaccacgccgttgtgctgacggaactcatccccgaagctttgctggatcggagcccggggagcgtcatcgagctgtacgtgtgctaagaactcggaggtgccggagtaacggtgcttggatcggtcggatcgggaagaagacgtacgactacttccactacgttgtgtcaacgcttccgttgcgatctacaagggtacatagatcatagtctcccctctcgttgctatgcatcaccatgatcttgcgtgtgcgtaggaatttttttgaaattactacgttccccaacagtggcatccgagccaggttttatggtttgatgttatttgcacgagtagaacacaagtgagttgtgggcgatataagtcatactgcctaccagcatgtcatactttggttcggcggtattgttggacgagacgacccgaaccaacattacgcgtacgcttacgcgagaccggttctcccgatgtgctttgcacataggtggcttgcgggcgactgtctctccaactttagttgaaccaagtgtggctacgcccggtccttgtgaaggttaaaatggcatcaacttgacaaactatcgttgtggttttgatgcgtaggtgagattggttcttacttaagcccatagcagccacgtaaaacttgcaacaacaaagtagaggacgtctaacttgtttttgcagggcatgttgtgatgtgatatggccaagacatgatgctaaattttattgtatgagatgatcatgttttgtaaccgagttatcggcaattggcaggagccatatggttgtcgctttattgtatgcaatgcaatcgcgatgtaatgctttactttatcactaagcggtagcgatagtcgtggaagcataagattgtcgagacgacaatgatgctacgatggagatcaaggtgtcgcgccggtgacgatggtgatcatgacggtgcttcggagatggagatcacaggcacaagatgatgatggccatatcatatcagttatattgattgcatgtgatgtttatcttttatgcatcttatcttgctttgattgacggtagcattataagatgatctctcactaaattatcaagaagtgttctccatgagtatgcaccgttgccaaagttcgtcgtgcccagacaccacgtgatgatcgggtgtgataagctctacgtccatctacaacgggtgcaagccagttttgcacacgcagaatactcgggttatacttgacgagcctagcatatgcagatatggcctcggaacacggagaccgaaaggtcgagcatgaatcatatagtagatatgatcaacataatgatgttcacccattgaagactaatccatttcacgtgatgaccggttatggtttagttgatttggatcacgtgatcacttagaagattagagggatgtctatctaagtgggagttcttaagtaatatgattaattgaacttaaatttatcatgaacttagtccctgataatatcttgcttgtttatgttgattgtagatagatggctcgtgctgttgttccgttgaattttaatgcgttccttgagaaagcaaatttgaaagatgatggtagaaattacacggactgggtccgtaacttgaggattatcctcattgctgcacagaataattacgtcctggaagcaccgctgggtgccaggcctgctgctggagcaacactagacgttatgaacgtctggcagagcaaagctgatgactactcgatagttcagtgtgccatgctttacggcttagaatcgagacttcaacgacgtttttaacgtcatggagcatatgagatgtttcaggagttgaagttaatatttcaagcaaatgctcggattgagagatatgaagtctccaataagttctatagctgcaagatggaggagaacagttctgtcagtgagcatatactcaaaatgtctgggtataataatcacttgattcaattgggagttaatcttccagatgattgcgtcattgacagaattctccaatcactgccacgaagctaaaagagcttcgtaatgaactataatatgcaagggatgaataagactattcccgagctcttcgcaatgctgaaagctgcggaggtagaaatcaagaaggagcatcaagtgttgatggtcaacaagaccactagtttcaagaaaaagggcaaagggaagaagaaggggaacttcaagaagaacggcaaacaagttgctgctcaagagaagaaacccaagtctggacctaagcctgaaactgggtgcttctactgcaagcagactggtcactggaagcggaactgccccaagtatttggcgaataagaaggatggcaaggtgaacaaaggtatatgtgatacacatgtttttgatgcgtaccttactagagctcgcagtagcacctgggtatttgatactggttctgttgctaatatttgcaactcaaaacagggactacggattaagcaaacactggcaaaggacgaggtgacgatgcgcgtgggaaatggttctaaagtcgatgtgatcgcggtcggcacgctacctctacatctaccttcgggattagtattagacctaaataattgttatttggtgcctgcgttgagcatgaacattatatctggatcttgtttgatgcgagacggttattcatttaaatcagagaataatggttgttctatttatatgagtaatatcttttatggtcatgcacctttgaagagtggtctatttttgatgaatctcgatagtagtgatacacatattcataatgttgaagccaaaagatgcagagttgataatgatagtgtaacttatttgtggcactgccgttt
Proteins encoded in this window:
- the LOC123064739 gene encoding RING-H2 finger protein ATL70-like, with translation MGSPSPPGASHGLFGSSGVGGFGYGLAVSVGILLVVSTVAFAVYLCCARASSTPVADARGVPAPAPPRHDVELGGIDAATLEAYPAVVYREARKPASVEQQEACCAVCLERYADSDMVRVLPDCGHLFRRGCVDPWLRQRPTCPVCRTSPLPSPVPTPLAEVTPLALAR